The following are from one region of the Macaca thibetana thibetana isolate TM-01 chromosome 2, ASM2454274v1, whole genome shotgun sequence genome:
- the NCK1 gene encoding cytoplasmic protein NCK1 isoform X2 → MDWLNVFKDFFSIGKVKRKPSVPDSASPADDSFVDPGERLYDLNMPAYVKFNYMAEREDELSLIKGTKVIVMEKCSDGWWRGSYNGQVGWFPSNYVTEEGDSPLGDHVGSLSEKLAAVVNNLNTGQVLHVVQALYPFSSSNDEELNFEKGDVMDVIEKPENDPEWWKCRKINGMVGLVPKNYVTVMQNNPLTSGLEPSPPQCDYIRPSLTGKFAGNPWYYGKVTRHQAEMALNERGHEGDFLIRDSESSPNDFSVSLKAQGKNKHFKVQLKETVYCIGQRKFSTMEELVEHYKKAPIFTSEQGEKLYLVKHLS, encoded by the exons GCATtggaaaagtgaaaagaaaacctaGTGTGCCAGATTCTGCATCTCCTGCTGATGATAGTTTTGTTGACCCAGGGGAACGTCTCTATGACCTCAACATGCCCGCTTATGTGAAATTTAACTACATGGCTGAGAGAGAGGATGAATTGTCATTGATAAAGGGGACAAAGGTGATCGTCATGGAGAAATGCAGTGATGGGTGGTGGCGTGGTAGCTACAATGGACAAGTTGGATGGTTCCCTTCAAACTATGTAACTGAAGAAGGTGACAGTCCTTTGGGTGACCATGTGGGTTCTCTGTCAGAGAAATTAGCAGCAGTCGTCAATAACCTAAATACCGGGCAAGTGTTGCATGTGGTACAGGCTCTTTACCCATTCAGCTCATCTAACGATGAAGAACTTAATTTCGAGAAAGGAGATGTAATGGATGTTATTGAAAAACCTGAAAATGACCCAGAATGGTGGAAATGCAGGAAGATCAATGGTATGGTTGGTCTAGTACCAAAAAACTATGTTACCGTTATGCAGAATAATCCATTAACCTCAGGTTTGGAGCCATCACCTCCACAGTGTGATTACATTAGGCCTTCACTCACGGGAAAgtttgctggcaatccttggtaTTATGGCAAAGTCACCAGGCATCAAGCAGAAATGGCATTAAACGAAAGAGGACACGAAGGGGATTTCCTCATTCGAGATAGTGAATCTTCG ccaAATGATTTCTCAGTATCACTAAAAGCACAAGGGAAAAACAAGCATTTTAAAGTCCAACTAAAAGAGACTGTCTACTGCATTGGGCAGCGTAAATTCAGCACCATGGAAGAACTTGTAGAACATTACAAAAAGGCACCAATTTTTACAAGTGAACAAGGAGAAAAATTATATCTTGTCAAGCATTTATCATGA